Within Peromyscus leucopus breed LL Stock chromosome 7, UCI_PerLeu_2.1, whole genome shotgun sequence, the genomic segment AGCACCACAAGCGAGAACCTGGTCCAGAAGACAAGCTCTTCTTGGAGGTACAGGGACCAGAACTGAcccaggggctgaggtggctTCTTAGACTTATTAGAGAAGGGATCCAGGCAGGGTGGTCTCCGTACCCCATCAGCCCTGATCATTTACTTCCTTAGTTTGTGTTCCTTCATCCAGGATTTTGCTCCTGAGCTGCTCTGGCCACTTGGGAAACAGGCCATGTGGTGACCCCAGAGGCTCTGTTGGCCAACCATGGGTCAGTTCCAGCCTTCCTGCCAACATGTACTGGCTAAACACAGCGCTTCATTTGTTTACTTGGCAGTCTCCTAATGGCAATTACAGGGGGGAGGGACATCCCAACTCTAAGTTCCTCCCTACCCTTCGTCATAGCCCAGGGGCCTGAATCTCCCGGGgacttctttctgtttgttctcCTGGATGTGTTGCCTCCCTGGAGCTGACATCAGGAAGCTGTGTTCTGTggcaggaagaaagggggagggggtcagGTGCCCTGTTCTTCCCGTGCATGGTGATGGATCCCAGGATCCCTCCTCTACAGAGGTGCTCATGGTGTCCCCTCTCCTGACACCCTTCTGCCCAGGACCCTCAACCTCAGCCTCTTACCCTCTGCCTTTTCCCTCCCCCTCAGTGCATGCCCTGGCGGGCCAGTGCCTGCTGCACACTCGCCACGAGCTGGGAAGCCCACCTGGAAGAGTCCTCATTCTTTAACTTCAGCATGACGCACTGTGGACTGCTGACCCCAGCTGTCACAAGCACTTCATCCAGGCCATCTGCTTTCACGCGTGTTCCCCCAACCTGGGGCCTTGGATCCAGCCGgtgaggagacaggaggcagacCCATTCCATGCCCTTCCACTAATCCTAGGCTGGCATCTGCAGGAGTCGAGTGGGAATAGGAGATGCTGTCCCTCTAGAGATAAGAGCAGAGCCAGAGGCCTGGGGAAGGGATGAAGAGGAAGCTGCCTCTGTCCCTAAAGGATAGCACGTCTGATGTGGCCAGTAGGATGAGACTGGGTGGAATGAGATGCATCTGAGTGTGGATTCCATCTCCTCTACTTACAAACCATATAGCCTGGAGCAAATAGCCACTCAGCTTCATGATTCTCATTTATCCAATAATACTAACAactaacaaataataataacaacaacaacaacaataataataataagtacctagggctaggagatggctcagtcggtaaagcacttgccacacaaacatgagaaccgagttcaatcctcagaacccatataaaatagccaggtgtggaggcaagCTGTTGTAATCTCAGCAtacggaggcagagacaggtgcgTCCCATggggcttgccagccagccagcttagGCTGCTTGGTGAGCTCCGGGCCAGTGAGGGCTCTGCCTCTAAACCAACACGGACAGCGCCTGCAGAGCATCGCTTGagcctgtcctctgacctccactcaggcaccacacacactccCTTGCACTTACAGAAtgtgcacacgtgcacgcacAGAGAAAGTACTTAAGGACTTTATAAAGGATtagatctctccctctctctcttcctgcacccAGGTGGTCCCGGACCGGCAGGAAGAGCGGGTTTGGGGTGTGCCGCTGTGCCGGGAGGACTGTGAGGAATGGTGGGAGGACTGCCGCACATCTCACACGTGCAAATCCAACTGGCACAGTGGCTGGCACTGGAGTCAAGGTGAGTGGACCCGCCACCTGGGTGAGGGTGCAACCCCTTCTACCCCCATGACGGGGGGACATGGGAGGGGCAGGACAATGGGAAGGTAGGAGACCATCCTCAACCTCCACAGGGAAGAACCGCTGCCCAGTCCAGGCGCCCTGCCGCCCTTTCCCCCATTACTTCCCCACCCCTGCTGATCTCTGCGAGAAGATTTGGAGCCACACATTCAAGGCCAGTCCTGAGCGCAGGAATAGTGGACAGTGTCTGCAGAAGTGGTTTGAGCCCACCCAGGGCAACCCCAACGTGGAAGTGGCCCTCCACTTCGCCAGCTCTGCCTCAGCCCAGGGGCTTTCTTACACCCTCTCAGCCTTCTCTCTGTACCGGCTGCTCCATTCCTGAgggtccctctcctccccacatccTTGATCCTTCTGGGCCATGGCTATCTCCTTCCTCAGGCTATTCAGGTTAAGAGCAGGCCTGAACTTTCCATGCTACCTGGGGTCCCCTCCACTGTCTGGCTTTGCCTCCACTAGCCTGGATGGCAGCTGGTACCCAGCAGTCTAAGGTGACTTGTTTCTCCTGCCTTTAGGAATGAGCACTACTATAGGATTCCAGGCACTTCTTATGTCTACATGCATCTTTTTTTTGTGACAGAGACAATGTTGACAACCAAGTGACTGTCCTATCACGGTAccctcaaaataaaatgacaggGAAACTCTCCTCTTCATGTGGCACTCTGTTCTAGTCCCATGGGTACCAACCCAAGATGAACAAAGAGGGAGCTGATTTGTCCTCATTGAGATTTTAATTTCCTTGATGGGGGTgagaatttttaatattaattggCCATTTGGAATGTTTCTCtctcacaatgtgtgtgtgtgtgtgtgtgtgtgtgtgtgtgtgtgtgtgtgtgtatgtccgtgtgtccgtgtgtccgtgtgtccatgtccatcccttccctctgtccctccccttaCCTTTCTTGAAAAAGACTCTCCTGTATCCCTTGTTAGCCCGGAACTAGATGGCCTTCAACTTCTggccctgcctccaccttcctctAGCTGGGATTACACACTTAGCCACCGCCCCTGGTTTCATGCTGTGCCAGGCGCTACCAGGGTTCCTAGATGCCAGGCAAGCTCCCTTCCAaggagccacaccccagcccctcctcctcttccccactgTCACAGTGGTGCAGTCTTGAACTTTGGACCCTTGAGCGCTAAGCTGACTTTCCCGCTTTCTGATACTGTCCTCTCCCCCAGTTGAGGACTAAACCGAGGGCcttacacttgctaggcaaacgctctaccactgagctaagtccccaaccccgAGGCCTTTCCACTTGCTCTGTAACACCTGAGAATTCTTTTGGTCTTGATAATTCTTTTCATCTTCATGTAAGACTGCTTTGAACTTTTCCCCCTTTGGAGACGAGTAAGGCATTGGATCAGACGATTTAATTTACAGAAAAGGAGATGAGGAAAGCCAGGGGCCCATTTACTAGATCTTGAAAGGAGTAATATCCAACAGTCTGAGACAGAAGCACAGACTTAAACTGTGGAAAGGTCACTGGCTTCAAGTCTTTGCTGTGAGTGGGTTCACAGCACCATCTGCACACCAGGAATCTCCCAGAGCCAGAAGCTGACCCTCCCTCAGCACTAGATGGTGACTTCCCTGTCACGCATGTgacaaagggacagagaaggtGATTTTCTCAAGGATGCTGATCTTGCCTGACACAAACTCTGCTCATCAACAGACTCAGCCGGCATTCTTCCTGCGCTCACTTATTCATGAAACAAATGTGTCCCCAGGAGAACGCTGGCATCGCAAAACCAAGTGTGGAGCTCAGAGTCGGGAGGAGGGGACAGCTGGCAGCAGCAATGGGGACAAACTTGTATATGAGATGTCTAGAAGAAAGGAGCCAGCTAGATGAGCACGAAGAGGGCCTCACCGAAGCAAGGCTTGAATTCcagcagagaacagaaagagaatgTTCTCGAACCCTGTGGAGGCTCCCAGGCAGAGGCCACAAGGAACAGAGCTGCCATGGCTTATAAATGAATCAGTACACACACCTTCAAAATGACATACAGGGAGCTGGCGTGGCGGCATGCACcaaggagtctgaggcaggagaattgctgcaagtttgaagTTAGCCAATATACAATACaggcacacccccacccccatctttctCTTCAGAATGGAGGACCATGGGTAATGGAATCTGAGGGTGTTTTGCTCATACAGTCAAGAgcttaatgattttttaaagtgtttttagtTAAAAGTGTAAAACTCGCCAAAGTAGAGTTAAAACTGAGGTGAAGAAAACGGGGCTCGTTCTGTTAAATAGTCAGAGTCCATCGGCCTTCTATGGAGGAAGGGCTCTAAGTATGCAACACATCAGCTCTTTCATTTGGGTGTCATGAAAGTCTTGATGTGTGGCCCTTGTCTCTTTTTCTGATTAGTGTGCTTGAAACAAGCCAGGTCTAACTCCCAGCCCCAGCAGACCCCAAAGTTCCATCTGATTCCACAACTTTAGCCTATAGTATCAACCCCCCTTCTCCAGCTGATACCCCCATCTCCAGCTGATCCCCATCTCCAGCTGACCCCCCTTCTCCAGCTGACCCCCATCTCTAGCTGATCCCCATCTCCAGCTGACCCCCATCTCCAGCTGACCCCCATCTCCAGCTGACCCCCCATCTCCAGCTGACCCCCATCTCCAGCTGACCCCCTTTCTCCAGCTGACCCCCCATCTCCAGCTGACCCCCATCTCCAGCTGACCCCCTTTCTCCAGCTGACCCCTCATCTCTCAGCTGAACCCCCATCTCCAGCTGACCCCCATCTCCAGCTGACCCCCATCTCCAGCTGACCCCCATCTCCAGCTGATCTCCTGACACCATCTCCAACTGGACCCCCACCATCTCCAGCTGACCCCCTTCTCCAGCTGACCCCCACCCATCTCCAGCTGACCCCCCACCATCTCCAGCTGACCCCCACCATCTCTAGCTGACCCCCATCTCTAGCTGACCCCCACCATCTCCAGCTGACCCCCTTCTCCAGCTGACCCCCCTTCTCCAGCTGACCCCCTTCTCCAGCTGACCCCCCTTCTCCAGCTGATCCCCACCATGCTCCAACTGACCCCCACCATCTCCAGCTGACCCCCCCTCCAGCTCTCCAGCTGACCCCCCTCCAGCTGACCCCCATCTCCAGCTGACCTCCCATCTCCAGCTGACCCCCATCTCCAGCTGACCCCCATCTCCAGCTGACCACCATTTCCAGCTGGCCCCAGGCTCCAGATCTACACTGACCAGCCTGGCCCACCGTGGCATGAAGTGGAACTGAAGTCCATAAGGGGACACGTTTAGAGGTGCAGTTGGGTGAACCTGGGAGAGCTCATGCTGGCAGGGGAGACAGATTCCTGCCCCCTTTTGCTTTTGGGACAAGTGGCAAGTTTCATAAAAAGAGAAGCAAATTGTTGAGTTTCAAATTATTTTGACCAGATCTAACACATATGGGCCCAAATGACTTCTGACACACAGCTCAGAGCCCCAGTCACGCCACCTTCTACTCCAGGAGTATGACTGAGAAATACACACTCACAACCATTTATCTACACAAAGCTaatttttaaactgatttttcTCCTCTACTATGCGTTCAGACTACCTTTTTACACTCTGTGCTCATGGTTTCTTGAATTCATCTTCCAATCTTTTTTATTTCAGCaatccatttttaattatttccaaGAGATGCTTTCCATTCCCTTGTTTTTCACAGCCTGCTGTTTTGGGTTTTGTGGGTGTAATATCTTCTCAAGTCTCACTGAAGatctaattaaaattttttcaaacGCTTGTCTCTAGTCTCTAAAAGATGCACTTCCCCCCAAGGTCgctctgttttgttctctgatgtTTTCCGTGCACAGCTGGTTTGCCAAGTCTGGTGACTTTGGCTATCTGTCTACATTTACGAATGAGGCTGGATTAACTTTGTATAGCTGGGTTGGTTTCCTACATAGCTGTTTGTTTATATGCTGCTGGCAAAGTCTAGATGTGGGGTGGGGCTGTTCACGGGAAGACTCCGCTTTAGAGTGTGGAGAGGAACAAGGACCACTCCGATGAGTGCCAGCAAAGGCTGTTTATTCAGGGCACACTATCTACAGCTATTATGACTTGCATTTTGGCAGATAACCAAAGGCAGGGAAGACTTTGGGTCTTCCCTGAAATGTGTGCCATTGGCAGAGGACGCTGGACATGAGGTACTTGGAGTCCATATGACTGGGCAGAATAATATTTGGGTTTAATAACTTGGTCCTAATTGGAATCATGGATTTAAAAACTAGGGTAGGGACTAGAGAAATGACCCAATGATCATGAGCACTCACCACACAATCATGGGGTCCAGAATTCATGCCCCATCACTCACATAACAAGCCAGACACTctacaaacacctttaatcctcctCAGAGGAACTGCAAGTAgtttttttctggcctccatatattcTCACATGTATACATGCCCACATACATGGGCTCATACACTCATCCCCACCCAcacaaataattgaaaaaataggGCAGTTTACAGTTTTTCATCTAGTTCTTTCTACTCGTGGGACAGGAATGAAGATCTTCTGAAGAAACCCTTGTGTCCATCCCTTTGTCTCTCAGACTACTGAAACCGGTCCCCACCAAGGTGGAGTTTCCCTAGGAATAGCATGCTGGGAGAAGAAACAGGCTGGAGTCTGGTGCCAGTCAGAGGAGGAACTTGGCTCCTGGAAAGAGAGGTCCCACAGTTCCGACAACTTAGCAGACCACCTTGTAGAAAAGATCAGAGCAGAGACAAGTATGTGGGACGACTCCTTGACCGTGACTCATGGTATGCAGACCTCTGGCTGTCTGTGTAAACCTAAACCTCGTGTCAGGACTCCCATGGTGGACTTGGTCGAGAGGTGTGAGTGGACCTCTCTGCTCTTCCCATATAGGCACACTGAGTGCATCTTCTCCCAGTGTCTTTCACTATATCTTGTCTCAAGTGGCCAGGTGAGGAAGCAGACAGGATTCCTGTCCTTGGAAGCTGATATTTTAATGAAAGATAGTATAAAAATGTaagacaacattttttaaaaaatacttcaagaACTATAGACAAGGCATCTGCTAGAAAAAGGAGCTCAGGGACCGCAGGAGGGTGAAGAGGAGCCAGTTCTGGGGTGTGTTCTTGGGCAAATGGAGAGTCCTAGTGCAGATGAAGAAAGGAACAGAAGACGGGCAGAGGATGAGTCCGGGGTTGAGCACAGGTTAGTGGGGACATGGTGCTTTTTCTATGGAAACAGACAAAGACAGGAAATATTCAAAAGCAATCTCAGAATAAAGTGCTTCAGATATAAACCTCTGGCTCAATTAGCACCAGGTTTTGGCCATCTGCTGAGCTTAGATGCTCAAAACTCTCGGTCCTTGGGagctttctggtcatggtgtaGGGTCTGGGCAGCTGGTCTTCATGGCCAGCTTTCCAAGTTCACAGCCCAGACAGCTTATCTTTCCTCAGCCATATGGTGAGGATAAACTTTTCAGAGCACCAAACTTCACCCAAGGGTGAGATTCAGAAACCTGAGAGGATTATTTTCAGGGTAAGAACACTTTATACAGAACCTAAAAGTTGGCACCAACAGCAGAAAAAACAAAGGAGCTTAAATCGTTGCCGCCTCTATGAGCCTCACATCTGTCCACAGAGGCAAAGGCTGTGGCTGGCGGAGGAAGCCAGAGCAGCTGCTGGTTGTGAGCTGATGGGCTCAGGCCCTCTGACTGCTTTAGGCAGGAAGGGCTTTGTACTTAGCAGGCTGTGATTACTCCCATTCAGTGACAGGCTGTGTGAGGGAGGCGCAATCTTTCCTAGGCTAGAATCTGGTGCCATAGCCAAAAGCCTCAGGGAGCTGGGTTAGACCAG encodes:
- the Izumo1r gene encoding LOW QUALITY PROTEIN: sperm-egg fusion protein Juno (The sequence of the model RefSeq protein was modified relative to this genomic sequence to represent the inferred CDS: inserted 1 base in 1 codon), whose product is MAQWWQILLGLWTVMPTLAGDKPVNICMNDKHHKREPGPEDKLFLECMPWRASACCTLATSWEAHLEESSFFNFSMTHCGLLXPSCHKHFIQAICFHACSPNLGPWIQPVVPDRQEERVWGVPLCREDCEEWWEDCRTSHTCKSNWHSGWHWSQGKNRCPVQAPCRPFPHYFPTPADLCEKIWSHTFKASPERRNSGQCLQKWFEPTQGNPNVEVALHFASSASAQGLSYTLSAFSLYRLLHS